In Streptococcus parapneumoniae, the genomic stretch AGGTGGCTAGCGATATCTTTAGCAAGTGTCATGGTCTTCTCCTTTTATTTTTCTAATCTAGTTCTTTAATTCCAGTTCTGTGTCCATTCATCCTTGATGGCATAATAAGCTGCAACAGGATCCTCAGCTTGGGTAACGGGACGTCCCACTACGATATAGTCACTACCGATTTGATAGGCATCTGCTGGCGTCATCACGCGTTTTTGGTCTCCAACAGCAGCTCCCTGAGGACGAATGCCCGGTGTCAGACAGATAAAATCTGGATTGGTGGCCTGCTTGATGACTTGCACTTCCTGAGCCGAGCAAACAACACCATCCAAACCCGCTTCAGCTGTCTTCTTGGCATAGTGAATCACTGACTCTTGCAGACTGGTTTGGATGTTTTGAAACTCCTGCATCTGAGCTTCTGATGTTGATGTGAGCTGAGTGACAGCGATCAATTTGGCTTGACTTCCAAGACCTTCACGCGCAGCCTTCATCATCTCTACACCCCCAGCAGCATGAACATTGGTCATGTCCACACCAAGCTGAGACAAGACCTTCATAGCTGACTTGACTGTATTAGGAATGTCATGAAGTTTAAGATCCAAAAAGACACTATGCCCCAAGCCTTTCAAGTAAGATACAATCTCAGGCCCTGTTGCGTAATAGAGCTCCATCCCTACCTTGAGATAAAGGCTTTCTTCTGCTGGGAAAAGAGCTAAAAATTCCTTGACTGCCTCAAAACTAGGAAAATCAAGAGCAATAACTGGACGATGTTCTCGCATAGGTTTCTCCTTTTACCTTTGCTAGTGAGAGAGTCTGACCACAAGAAGTCACGAAAAAAGGAACCTGCCAACAGCAAGGTTCCACGAAAAATGGGTAGTCTCCACCCTTTCACCGTCTAACCTTAGCTGCCTCTCTGGACTGCTTTAAAGGTTTTCTATTATTCTATTATTTCTACTAGCACTTGTCAAGTAAAAACATGGAAACTAAAGGGCTATAGGAGAAAAGCTAAACCTAACGACGCGATGAACGCTGATTTGTTTGATTTCGATTGCTCTCTTCCTCTTGTTTTTTCTGTTCTTCTTCTAAACGTTTACGTTCTTCTTCCTGCTTTTTCTCGGCTTCCTTAGCCTCTTGTTTGGCTTTTTCCTCAGCCTCCATAATTAATTTATCCGCCACAGTGTAACTGTAAATTCCAGCTTCCATGTCGACCACACTTGGTTCTGACAATTGTGGCTTAATCTTGCTGTAATAAGGCAATTTCTTACTCATTTCAGAAAGGGGAACCAAGATTTCGTCCGAATCATTCATGGTCAATCGAATTAAATCGGAAGTCACCTTGCTTGGGGCTAGTTCCACCTTTTGGATCTCTGCCTTGAGTTCTGGGCTAATTTGAGCAAGTTCTGAGACAAAAGCCTTGATTTGTTCGCTGTCATTAAAGAAAACTGATATATAAGTTTCTGGCAGACTGACCAGGCTCACAGAACTAGTCTCAAGCTGACCGCTGGAAAGAATAGGATAATGATTTTCACCAGAAACATAGTAGGCCACAATATCGTATTCCTTGACCTTGATAGTGAACTTGGTTGGAAATTGATAAACAAGCTGAGCTGATTCAACCCAATAGTTAGACTTAATCTGCTCTTCATATTTTGCCTTATCTAGCAGAAGGTTAATCGTATAATCCGAATCCTGAATGCCTGAAGCCTGTCGAATATCATCAGCCGTAGTTTGCACTGTTCCCTCAACACGGATATCCTTCATAGTCGCATAAGGGCTGAGCAAGTAGGCAGAGACAATCAATAAAAGCAGACTTGGAAATAAAATCGTTAAGGCTCGTAAGATATGGATGCCAGGAATCTTTGCTTTGGCTGTTTTTTCCTTAGTAGCCTTTTTAACAAGCTTTTTATCCTGTTCCTCCTTCTCTTTAGACCCTGATTCTTCTATCTCTTCTTCCTCTTTGTCAGCCTCTGAGGATGCTACTTTTTCGTCAGACTCTCCCTTAGCTGATTCTGGGTCTTTTGGATCAAATTCACTCTTCTGGTTCTCAGTTTCATCTGACTCTTCGGATTTTGAAGCCATTCGAGCTTGTCTTTCCTTTTCCTTCTCCTCAGCTAAGGCTGCCTCTTCTTCAGCCTTCTTTTTTAGGTATTCTTGGTTTCGTTTCTGCCATTCTGATAACTCTTTCAATTCTTCGAGGATTTCTTTGCCCTCATTTTTCTTATCTTTTGACATTTACTTTCCTTATGATAAATCTTTTTTCAACAATTGATAAAAATCTGCTAGAGATTTCAATTCCTTTGAAGCCTTCATCTTGGCTTGGTAATCTTCCTTGTGACTTAGTAAGTGAGAAAGCTTCTCTTCCAAACTATCCAAGGTCAAATCGCTTTCTTGAAGCTCTTCTGCATAGCCTTTTTTTACAAAGTAAGCTGCATTTTCAATCTGGTCACCACGACTAGCTTCACGACCAAGTGGCACAATAACATGCAATTTTGCCATGGCCAAGAGCTCAAAAATCGTATTGGCACCACCACGTGTCACAACAATATCAGCCAATTCCATCAAGGGTTGATAGAGATTGGTCACGTAGTCGACACGAAAGAGATTTTGGCTCAACTCGTTCAGACTAGAATCTCCAGTTAGATTGATAATATTGTAGCGTTCTGTCAGTTCTTTCTTATGGTCTGTCACCAATTGGTTAAAGACACGAGCGCCCGCAGAACCACCGACAAACAATACAGTTGGCAATTTAGGATTAAAGTGGGTTTGAATATCCACCAATTCATCTGGTTCTGGATTTTTTTGGTCTGAAACCTTGGTAACTGCTCCCACATGCTCGACCTTAGACAAACTTGAAGCTTGTTCGAAGGTTGAATACATCTTCGTCGCAAATTTATAGGCGATTTTATTGGCCAATCCCATAGACAGGTCCGATTCGTGAATAAAGACTGGCACTCCTGACACACGCGCTGCGATAACAGGCGGCACTGAGACAAATCCTCCCTTTGAAAAAAGAGCTTGTGGACGAAGTCGCAACATGATAAAGAGCGATTGGACAATTCCCCAGCCAACTTTGAAGACGTCCAGCATATTTTGCCAAGAGAAATAGCGACGCAATTTTCCAGTTGCAATGGAATGGAAGGTGACATCCAAGCCCGACTTGAGGATTTCTTGGTGTTCAATACCACGCTTGTCCCCGATATAGTGGACTTCCCAACCATCTTCGATGAACTTGGGCATTAACAAAAGATTGAGGGTGACGTGTCCAACCGTCCCCCCACCTGTAAAGACAATTTTTTTCATATTATTCCTTTAACTCCGCTACTGTGTCGATAAAGAGGTCGCCACGTACTTCAAAGTTAGCATACATATCCCAGCTGGCATTGGCAGGACTGAGAAGAACCACGTCTCCTTGAGTCGCAAGTTCATAGGCCTTGCGGGTCGCATCAGCAATATCAGTCGCATCCACATAAGACACACCAGCCTTGTCT encodes the following:
- the pyrF gene encoding orotidine-5'-phosphate decarboxylase is translated as MREHRPVIALDFPSFEAVKEFLALFPAEESLYLKVGMELYYATGPEIVSYLKGLGHSVFLDLKLHDIPNTVKSAMKVLSQLGVDMTNVHAAGGVEMMKAAREGLGSQAKLIAVTQLTSTSEAQMQEFQNIQTSLQESVIHYAKKTAEAGLDGVVCSAQEVQVIKQATNPDFICLTPGIRPQGAAVGDQKRVMTPADAYQIGSDYIVVGRPVTQAEDPVAAYYAIKDEWTQNWN
- a CDS encoding UDP-N-acetylglucosamine--N-acetylmuramyl-(pentapeptide) pyrophosphoryl-undecaprenol N-acetylglucosamine transferase, producing the protein MKKIVFTGGGTVGHVTLNLLLMPKFIEDGWEVHYIGDKRGIEHQEILKSGLDVTFHSIATGKLRRYFSWQNMLDVFKVGWGIVQSLFIMLRLRPQALFSKGGFVSVPPVIAARVSGVPVFIHESDLSMGLANKIAYKFATKMYSTFEQASSLSKVEHVGAVTKVSDQKNPEPDELVDIQTHFNPKLPTVLFVGGSAGARVFNQLVTDHKKELTERYNIINLTGDSSLNELSQNLFRVDYVTNLYQPLMELADIVVTRGGANTIFELLAMAKLHVIVPLGREASRGDQIENAAYFVKKGYAEELQESDLTLDSLEEKLSHLLSHKEDYQAKMKASKELKSLADFYQLLKKDLS
- a CDS encoding FtsQ-type POTRA domain-containing protein, which gives rise to MSKDKKNEGKEILEELKELSEWQKRNQEYLKKKAEEEAALAEEKEKERQARMASKSEESDETENQKSEFDPKDPESAKGESDEKVASSEADKEEEEIEESGSKEKEEQDKKLVKKATKEKTAKAKIPGIHILRALTILFPSLLLLIVSAYLLSPYATMKDIRVEGTVQTTADDIRQASGIQDSDYTINLLLDKAKYEEQIKSNYWVESAQLVYQFPTKFTIKVKEYDIVAYYVSGENHYPILSSGQLETSSVSLVSLPETYISVFFNDSEQIKAFVSELAQISPELKAEIQKVELAPSKVTSDLIRLTMNDSDEILVPLSEMSKKLPYYSKIKPQLSEPSVVDMEAGIYSYTVADKLIMEAEEKAKQEAKEAEKKQEEERKRLEEEQKKQEEESNRNQTNQRSSRR